In Juglans microcarpa x Juglans regia isolate MS1-56 chromosome 4S, Jm3101_v1.0, whole genome shotgun sequence, a single window of DNA contains:
- the LOC121262202 gene encoding UPF0481 protein At3g47200-like, translating to MEKSTSDQEIQQKVETASVTNANQNHAEIQQWDQEAANTLSSGNGNQHKDQLVNSIKEMAASLEPPLSSNKCCIYRIPTCLRKLNEEAYTPEVISIGPFHHGSKRLEPMEKLKLKYFQRFMRRIDDFNVEILVNAIKLNEESVRSCYAETIKFSSDDFVKLILVDGIFIIELFHEIWFKGSNWIIRENHILLNPISWQTIMLDFRLLENQLPFFALEILFTLADVHVHPSFTSLAIKVFELEGIKHQKFPVNLGQQPIRHFVDLTKALFLPSSRKLLSPHESNDIPRSADHLYTANQLYKARVKFKVRSCKYLLDLTRHFADFARTFFLPSSRKLLVLPDESNDLPSADHLYSASQLYEAGVKFKVSASKCLLDLKFTNGTFEIPCINLDNETETTYRNIIAFEQCHYPHDSHFTDYIVLLTFLINTPKDADLLIRKGIIINWLANSNSVASFINNLGTNIVYFSWKCAYRGLFQDLNAFYRNTKHTWKATLKRDYFGTPWKIASTAAAVTLLLLTLGQFICSIIQLVKM from the coding sequence ATGGAAAAATCAACAAGTGATCaagaaattcaacaaaaagTGGAAACTGCTTCAGTCACAAATGCAAATCAAAATCATGCTGAAATTCAACAATGGGATCAAGAAGCTGCGAACACTTTGAGTAGTGGAAATGGAAATCAACATAAAGATCAGTTGGTAAATAGCATCAAAGAAATGGCTGCAAGCTTGGAGCCACCCCTATCATCAAACAAGTGTTGTATCTACAGGATTCCAACTTGTCTTCGCAAATTGAATGAGGAAGCCTATACTCCTGAGGTTATATCGATAGGACCTTTCCACCATGGCAGCAAAAGATTAGAACCCATGGAAAAGttgaaactaaaatattttcaaagattcaTGCGGCGGATTGATGACTTCAACGTGGAGATTTTAGTAAACGCCATAAAGCTGAATGAAGAAAGTGTGCGTAGTTGTTATGCAGAAACCATCAAGTTTAGCAGTGACGATTTCGTGAAATTAATTTTGGTGGATGGGATCTTTATTATTGAATTATTCCACGAAATATGGTTCAAAGGATCAAATTGGATTATTCGTGAGAACCATATACTATTAAACCCAATATCGTGGCAGACAATTATGTTGGACTTCCGGTTACTTGAAAATCAACTTCCTTTCTTTGCTCTTGAGATATTATTCACCCTTGCGGATGTCCATGTGCATCCTTCCTTCACTTCACTCGCAATTAAGGTCTTTGAGTTGGAGGGCATTAAACATCAGAAATTTCCTGTGAATCTTGGACAGCAACCAATTAGACACTTTGTTGATTTGACCAAAGCATTGTTTCTTCCATCATCAAGAAAGCTATTGTCACCACATGAAAGTAATGATATTCCTAGATCAGCTGATCATTTATATACTGCAAACCAGTTGTACAAGGCTAGAGTGAAGTTTAAGGTGAGATCATGCAAATACTTGCTTGATCTAACAAGACACTTTGCTGATTTCGCCAgaacattttttcttccatcATCCAGAAAGCTGCTAGTTCTACCGGATGAAAGCAATGATCTTCCTAGTGCTGATCATTTATATTCTGCAAGCCAGTTGTACGAGGCTGGAGTGAAGTTTAAGGTGAGCGCAAGCAAGTGCTTACTTGACCTGAAATTCACCAACGGAACGTTTGAAATTCCATGCATTAATCTTGATAACGAGACGGAGACTACTTATCGAAACATCATAGCATTTGAGCAATGCCATTATCCACATGATTCACATTTTACAGACTACATTGTGCTATTGACTTTCCTAATCAACACTCCCAAAGATGCAGATTTACTTATTAGAAAAGGAATCATCATTAATTGGCTTGCCAACAGCAATTCAGTAGCATCTTTTATCAATAATCTCGGGACGAATATTGTATATTTTAGTTGGAAATGTGCTTATCGTGGTTTGTTTCAAGATTTGAATGCATTCTATAGGAACACTAAGCATACTTGGAAGGCTACCTTGAAACGTGATTATTTTGGCACTCCTTGGAAAATAGCTTCTACTGCAGCTGCTGTTACCTTATTGTTGCTCACCCTCGGACAATTTATATGCTCAATCATCCAACTTGTGAAGATGTGA
- the LOC121261924 gene encoding galactinol synthase 2-like: MAHDITTTGLTKAASMPTRAYVTFLAGNGDYVKGVVGLAKGLRKAKSKYPLVVAILPDVPEEHRDILVSQGCIVKEIEPVYPPENQTQFAMAYYVINYSKLRIWEFVEYSKMIYLDGDIQVFENIDHLFDLPDNYFYAVMDCFCEKTWSHSPQYKVGYCQQCPDKVKWPAELGPKPPLYFNAGMFVYEPNMTAYHDLLRTLKTTPPTPFAEQDLLNMFFRDVYKPIPPVYNLVLALMWRHPENIELDKVKVVHYCAAGSKPWRYTGEERNMDREDIKMLVKKWWDIYNDESLDYKNTVPAGEAGAGDEQKNLQAFFPALSDADVVNHVSAPSAA; the protein is encoded by the exons ATGGCTCATGACATCACCACCACCGGGCTAACCAAGGCCGCAAGCATGCCCACCAGGGCATACGTTACGTTCTTGGCAGGCAACGGGGACTACGTGAAAGGTGTGGTCGGGTTGGCAAAGGGCCTGAGAAAGGCAAAGAGTAAGTACCCACTAGTGGTGGCAATCTTGCCGGACGTGCCCGAGGAGCACCGTGACATTCTGGTGTCTCAGGGTTGCATAGTGAAGGAGATTGAGCCGGTTTACCCACCTGAGAACCAAACCCAGTTTGCCATGGCATATTACGTTATCAATTACTCCAAGCTTCGTATTTGGGAG TTTGTGGAGTACAGCAAGATGATCTACCTAGACGGAGATATCCAAGTTTTTGAGAATATAGATCACCTCTTTGATCTCCCAGACAACTACTTCTATGCAGTGATGGATTGCTTTTGTGAGAAAACATGGAGCCACAGTCCACAATACAAGGTTGGCTACTGCCAGCAGTGCCCAGACAAGGTCAAGTGGCCTGCTGAGTTAGGCCCCAAGCCTCCCCTCTACTTCAATGCTGGCATGTTTGTGTATGAACCCAACATGACCGCATACCATGACCTCCTCAGGACACTCAAAACTACCCCTCCTACCCCTTTTGCTGAGCAG GACCTTCTGAACATGTTCTTTAGGGATGTTTACAAGCCAATCCCTCCAGTTTACAACCTTGTCCTGGCCTTGATGTGGCGCCACCCAGAGAACATCGAGCTTGACAAGGTCAAAGTTGTTCACTACTGTGCTGCT GGGTCAAAGCCATGGAGGTATACTGGGGAGGAACGGAACATGGACAGGGAAGACATCAAGATgctggtgaagaaatggtgggaCATATACAACGATGAGTCATTGGACTACAAGAATACCGTGCCTGCAGGAGAGGCTGGAGCAGGGGATGAACAGAAGAACCTGCAAGCATTTTTTCCGGCGCTTTCCGATGCTGATGTCGTTAACCACGTTTCAGCCCCATCCGCCGCTTAG